From a single Lolium rigidum isolate FL_2022 chromosome 7, APGP_CSIRO_Lrig_0.1, whole genome shotgun sequence genomic region:
- the LOC124672510 gene encoding LOW QUALITY PROTEIN: pentatricopeptide repeat-containing protein At2g03880, mitochondrial-like (The sequence of the model RefSeq protein was modified relative to this genomic sequence to represent the inferred CDS: deleted 1 base in 1 codon), whose translation MRSLLKRLSCLAGPCRRRGRRCLHSSPHPLLPTFSRLCDDGTLPAAIALLPDLAAAGVRADPISLCRLIKLCVRHGTASDGRLIHGHVSSAANTGGGAPHTSLFVSNSLVSMYAKFGLLDDALDLFGTMPERNVVSWTTVISALASAAGRKQEALSFLVDMQRDGVAPNSYTYSSVLGACGTPLVLAAVHASILKVGLDSDVFVRSSLIDAYMKLGDLHSGRSVFDEMVTRDLVVWNSIIAGFAQSGDGVGAVELFTRMKGSGFSANQGTLTSVLRACTGMVMLEVGMQVHAHVLKYDRDLILHNALLDMYCKCGSLQDADALFRRMPARDVISWSTMVSGLAQNGRSTEALKVFDLMRSEGPAPNRITMVGVLFACSHAGLVEDGWHYFRSMEKLFGIQPEREHFNCMVDLLGRAAKLDEAVKFISEMNFEPDLVIWRTLLGACRMHKNGNLAAYAAREILKLEPEDQGARILLSNTYADLRQWTDAEKSWKAMRNQGAKKEPGRSWIELGKQVHVFIAGEFSHPCSAGIVQELNRLVRRVTDLGYVPQTEFVLQDLESEQKEDLLKYHSEKLAVAFGTMNSMEGKPVRIMKNLRICGDCHSFVKLVSKSEGKVIIIRDPVRFHHFQDGVCSCGDYW comes from the exons ATGAGATCACTGCTCAAACGGCTGTCGTGTCTCGCCGGGCCTTGTCGCCGTCGAGGTCGCCGCTGCCTCCACTCCAGCCCTCACCCTCTCCTCCCCACCTTCTCCCGCCTCTGCGACGATGGCACCCTCCCCGCCGCGATCGCGCTGCTCCCGGACCTCGCCGCGGCCGGCGTCCGCGCGGACCCCATCTCCCTCTGCCGCCTCATCAAGCTCTGCGTCCGCCACGGCACGGCCAGCGATGGCCGCCTCATCCACGGCCATGTATCCAGCGCCGCCAACACTGGAGGAGGAGCGCCCCACACCAGCCTCTTCGTCTCCAACTCCCTCGTCTCCATGTACGCCAAGTTCGGCCTGCTCGACGACGCGCTCGACCTGTTCGGCACAATGCCCGAGAGGAACGTCGTCTCGTGGACAACTGTCATTTCAGCGCTGGCCAGTGCC GCGGGGAGGAAGCAGGAGGCGCTGAGTTTTCTCGTGGACATGCAGAGGGACGGAGTGGCTCCCAACAGCTACACCTACTCGAGCGTCCTCGGGGCCTGCGGCACGCCCTTGGTGCTGGCCGCCGTGCACGCGAGCATTCTCAAGGTCGGGCTGGACTCGGACGTGTTCGTGCGGAGCTCCCTCATCGACGCCTACATGAAGCTCGGGGATTTACACAGCGGCCGCAGTGTCTTTGACGAGATGGTGACCCGTGATTTGGTCGTGTGGAACTCGATCATCGCGGGGTTCGCGCAGAGCGGCGACGGCGTCGGGGCGGTAGAGCTGTTCACGAGGATGAAGGGGTCCGGATTCTCGGCCAACCAAGGCACCCTCACCAGCGTCCTCCGCGCGTGCACCGGTATGGTCATGCTCGAGGTGGGAATGCAGGTCCACGCTCACGTGCTCAAGTACGACAGGGACTTGATCCTGCACAATGCGCTTCTCGACATGTACTGCAAGTGCGGGAGCCTGCAGGATGCGGACGCCTTGTTCAGAAGAATGCCTGCTAGGGATGTGATCTCATggagcaccatggtctccggTTTGGCGCAGAACGGGAGAAGCACCGAGGCGCTGAAAGTTTTCGACCTCATGCGGTCCGAAGGGCCTGCGCCGAACCGCATAACCATGGTTGGAGTTCTGTTTGCGTGCAGCCATGCCGGTTTGGTGGAAGATGGTTGGCACTACTTTAGGTCGATGGAGAAGCTCTTTGGCATTCAGCCTGAGAGGGAACACTTCAACTGTATGGTTGATCTCCTTGGCCGGGCAGCGAAGCTTGACGAAGCGGTGAAGTTTATCAGCGAGATGAACTTCGAGCCGGACTTGGTCATATGGAGGACCCTTCTTGGGGCGTGCAGGATGCACAAAAACGGCAACCTTGCAGCATATGCAGCGAGAGAGATCCTTAAACTTGAGCCTGAAGACCAGGGTGCACGCATATTGTTGTCAAATACATATGCTGACTTGCGACAATGGACAGATGCCGAGAAGTCATGGAAGGCGATGAGAAACCAAGGGGCCAAAAAGGAGCCAGGGCGAAGCTGGATCGAGCTGGGGAAACAGGTCCATGTGTTCATTGCTGGTGAATTTTCACACCCATGCTCAGCTGGTATAGTTCAGGAACTGAACCGGCTAGTAAGGCGGGTCACGGACCTCGGGTACGTCCCACAGACAGAGTTTGTGCTGCAGGATCTTGAGAGTGAGCAGAAGGAAGATCTGCTGAAATATCACAGCGAGAAATTAGCCGTCGCATTTGGGACAATGAACTCAATGGAAGGGAAGCCTGTAAGGATCATGAAGAACCTCAGGATCTGTGGTGACTGTCACTCATTCGTGAAGCTCGTCTCCAAGAGTGAAGGCAAGGTGATCATCATCAGGGACCCTGTTCGGTTCCACCATTTCCAGGATGGAGTTTGCTCCTGTGGCGACTACTGGTAG